A genomic stretch from Anomalospiza imberbis isolate Cuckoo-Finch-1a 21T00152 chromosome 31, ASM3175350v1, whole genome shotgun sequence includes:
- the LOC137463873 gene encoding zinc finger protein 3-like, giving the protein MIHTGEWLYECEECGKGFRDRSDLIVHQRIHTGEKPYTCGECGKVFSYRSSLIAHLKMHSGERPYECPKCQKRFQTSSILLNHQWIHTEERPFRCPDCGKGFKRNSHLVRHRHIHTRERPYECPQCGKSFSRSSHLTRHQRRHQ; this is encoded by the coding sequence atgatccacactggggaatggCTCTATGAGTGTgaggagtgtgggaagggcttcagagATAGGTCCGACCTGATTgtccaccagaggatccacaccggggagaagccctacacGTGTGGCGAGTGTGGGAAGGTCTTCAGTTACAGGTCCAGCCTGATTGCCCACCTGAAGATGCAcagcggggagaggccctacgagtgtcccaaGTGTCaaaagaggtttcagaccagctccattCTCCTTAATCACCAGTGGATTCACAccgaggagaggcccttccgctgccccgactgcgggaagggattCAAGCGCAACTCCCACCTCGTCAGGCACCGGCacatccacaccagggagaggccctacgagtgtccccagtgtgggaagagcttctccaggagctctcacttgaccagacaccaacggaggcaccagtaa
- the LOC137463896 gene encoding zinc finger protein 3-like, giving the protein MHRRIHTGERPHECRECGKSFRRSCDLIRHQNIHTGERPHECGECGKNFRRSSHLLRHQNIHTGEQPYECGECGKSFRQRAALSRHQKIHTGERPYECSKCGKGFGISSHLLRHYLVHTEERPFCCPDCGKGFKHNSTLITHQRIHTRERPYECPQCGKSFSSSSPLTRHQRRHR; this is encoded by the coding sequence AtgcaccggcgcatccacactggggagaggccccaCGAGTGcagggagtgtgggaagagcttcaggaggaGCTGCGACCTGATCAGGCACCAGaacatccacactggggagaggccccacgagtgtggggagtgtgggaagaactTCAGGAGGAGTTCCCACCTGCTCAGGCACCAGaacatccacactggggaacagccctatgagtgtggggagtgtgggaagagcttcaggcagcgtgctgccctgagcaggcaCCAAaagatccacactggggagaggccctatgagtgttCCAAAtgtgggaagggatttgggatcagctcccatctcctccgGCACTATCTggttcacacggaggagaggcccttctgctgtcccgactgcgggaagggattcaagcacaactccaccctcatcacccaccagcgcatccacaccagggagaggccctacgagtgtccccagtgtgggaagagcttctccagcagctctcccttgaccagacaccaacggaggcaccggtaa